One segment of Gadus chalcogrammus isolate NIFS_2021 chromosome 8, NIFS_Gcha_1.0, whole genome shotgun sequence DNA contains the following:
- the LOC130387898 gene encoding potassium/sodium hyperpolarization-activated cyclic nucleotide-gated channel 2-like, with translation TMKKKAAEGGGYNHINAATATTSRCTRRRSSSKNCLELVAAGAGSQGALTVRQSGVANSAVMDETEDGEEESKFQHPRLRRAGGSGGGGGAGGGSIRMKNFTPGGGAACASTVSRRASNISEPGLAHAEDVPVAPRPSVAALFRAAETQTTCPEDAGRGKSKRASWTEASRSKVALEVFHATVGDGCSNVAAISSMKCNKNGECRRDSGTGSLRSIISKQERQTGGLGRAEDGGGKRGACNSTSASMDGSITPGGSLTGGQGGESSNPGVTPVSSGITEKKDSKVSFSNAPSRKTSSSLHGPTTSQQPRNSVTFQKPEDGPQIVAAADDGEPGGSTFMQRQFSSMLQPGVNKFSLRMYGSQKAVEREQERVKSAGNWIIHPYSDFRFYWDFTMLMFMVGNLIIIPVGITFFKEETTTPWIIFNVVSDTFFLMDLVLNFRTGIIIEDNSDIILDPKTIKKKYLKTWFIVDFVSSIPVDYIFLIVEKGIDSEVYKTARALRIVRFTKILSLLRLLRLSRLIRYIHQWEEIFHMTYDLASAVMRIFNLIGMMLLLCHWDGCLQFLVPMLQDFPSDCWVSLNKMVVRKKNSILMHKVQHDLNSGVFNNRENEMIQEIVKYDREMVKLVDLQRPRAMSMTPSIGGMFAPPGTSHGASAIATLQQAVAMSFCPQMGAGPMVGPGTLQSPRMVRRFQVMQNLASPVSMSPLQAMTPQGLGGAFGISSPPVQSPLAGPARTFQYMGGAGPSGSQLSLVQHHVPSPTQTQQRPPSHKSTHSLHAATLSQDARARSASQTSLPQEGTPHAPSVAPSPSPSTRTSNTSIGPAPPPHACQPGPSGVARPAGPPQRVAFASTPPPAGPAAGAGPAPGAAAVAPPERGVSKKDSIVSLPELDSARNRLSSNL, from the exons ACCATGAAGAAGAAGGCGGCGGAGGGCGGTGGATATAACCACATCAACGcggccaccgccaccacctccagatGCACGAGGAGACGAAGCAGCAGCAAGAATTGCCTCGAGTTGGTGGCGGCTGGTGCCGGTAGCCAAGGCGCGCTGACGGTCAGGCAGTCTGGGGTGGCGAACAGCGCCGTCATGGACGAGACGGAGGACGGGGAAGAAGAGTCCAAGTTTCAGCATCCGCGGCTGCGCCGTGCCGGGGggagtggcggcggcggcggcgcag gcggcggcagcATCAGAATGAAGAACTTTACGCCAGGAGGGGGAGCCGCGTGCGCGTCTACGGTCTCCAGGAGAGCCTCGAACATCAGCGAGCCCGGCCTTGCGCACGCAGAAGACGTCCCCGTCGCCCCTCGGCCCAGCGTAGCGGCTTTATTCAGAGCTGCGGAGACCCAGACAACCTGTCCCGAGGATGCTGGGCGCGGCAAGAGCAAAAGAGCATCCTGGACGGAGGCGTCGCGCTCAAAGGTCGCGCTAGAGGTTTTCCACGCGACAGTGGGTGATGGTTGTAGTAACGTCGCTGCCATTTCCAGCATGAAATGCAACAAAAACGGAGAATGCAGAAGGGACTCTGGCACCGGGAGCCTGCGCTCGATCATCTCCAAGCAGGAGAGGCAGACAGGAGGGTTGGGGAGAGCCGAGGACGGCGGCGGGAAACGGGGCGCCTGTAACTCGACCAGCGCCAGCATGGACGGCTCCATCACCCCGGGCGGCTCGCTCactggggggcaggggggagagagctcCAACCCGGGCGTCACACCCGTCTCGAGCGGTATCACGGAGAAGAAGGACTCCAAAGTGTCCTTCTCCAACGCGCCCAGCCGGAAGACCTCGTCCTCGCTCCATGGCCCGACAACGAGCCAGCAGCCCCGGAACTCGGTCACTTTCCAGAAGCCGGAGGACGGACCCCAAATCGTGGCGGCCGCCGACGATGGGGAGCCCGGGGGCAGCACCTTCATGCAGCGGCAGTTCAGTAGCATGCTACAGCCCGGAGTTAACAAATTCTCCTTACGCATGTATGGCAGTCAGAAAGCAgtggagagggagcaggagagggtgAAATCAGCCGGGAACTGGATTATTCACCCGTACAGCGACTTTAG GTTCTACTGGGACTTCACCATGCTGATGTTCATGGTCGGCAACCTGATCATCATCCCGGTGGGCATCACCTTCTTCAAGGAGGAGACCACCACGCCCTGGATCATCTTCAACGTGGTGTCGGACACCTTCTTCCTCATGGACCTGGTGCTCAACTTCCGCACGGGCATCATCATCGAGGACAACTCGGACATCATCCTGGACCCCAAGACCATCAAGAAGAAGTACCTGAAGACGTGGTTCATCGTGGACTTTGTGTCCTCCATCCCCGTGGATTATATCTTCCTGATCGTGGAGAAGGGCATCGACTCGGAGGTGTACAAGACGGCCCGGGCGCTGCGCATCGTCCGCTTCACCAAGATCCTCagcctgctgcggctgctgcgcCTCTCCCGGCTCATCCGCTACATCCACcagtgggaggag ATTTTCCATATGACCTACGACCTGGCCAGCGCGGTGATGCGGATCTTCAACCTGATCgggatgatgctgctgctgtgccACTGGGACGGCTGCCTGCAGTTCCTGGTGCCCATGCTGCAGGACTTCCCCTCTGACTGCTGGGTGTCCCTCAACAAGATGGTGGTAC GTAAGAAGAACTCCATCCTGATGCACAAGGTGCAGCACGACCTCAACTCCGGCGTGTTCAACAACCGCGAGAACGAGATGATCCAGGAGATCGTCAAGTACGACCGCGAGATGGTCAAGCTGGTGGACCTCCAGCGGCCGCGCGCCATGTCCATGACGCCCTCCATCGGCGGCATGTTCGCCCCGCCCGGGACGTCCCACGGGGCCTCCGCCATCGCCACCCTCCAGCAGGCCGTGGCCATGAGCTTCTGCCCCCAGATGGGGGCCGGCCCCATGGTGGGGCCCGGGACCCTGCAGTCGCCCCGCATGGTCAGAAGGTTCCAGGTGATGCAGAACCTGGCCAGCCCCGTCTCCATGTCCCCCCTGCAGGCCATGACCCCCCAGGGACTGGGAGGGGCCTTCGGGATCTCCAGCCCCCCGGTGCAGAGCCCCCTGGCCGGCCCGGCGAGGACATTCCAGTACATGGGCGGGGCGGGGCCCTCCGGGTCCCAGCTCTCCCTGGTGCAGCACCACGTGCCCAGTCCCACACAGACCCAGCAGAGGCCCCCCTCACACAAGAGCACCCACTCGCTCCACGCTGCCACCCTGAGCCAGGACGCCCGCGCCCGCTCCGCCTCCCAGACCTCGCTCCCTCAGGAGGGGACGCCGCACGCGCCCTCGGTGGCGCCCAGCCCGTCTCCGTCCACGCGCACCTCCAACACCTCCAtcggccccgccccgcccccccacgcCTGCCAGCCGGGTCCCTCGGGCGTCGCCAGGCCGGCGGGCCCTCCGCAAAGGGTGGCCTTCGCCTCGACCCCTCCCCCCGCGGGGCCCGCCGCCGGCGCGGGGCCCGCCCCCGGTGCCGCCGCCGTGGCGCCCCCAGAACGGGGCGTTTCCAAAAAAGATTCCATCGTCAGCCTTCCAGAGCTAGACTCTGCCAGAAACCGGCTGTCTTCCAACTTGTGA